The genomic segment TACGACACTGAAGCCGTGAAAGTCCTGAGCGTCTGGAGCGAGTTCAGAGATGACGATCTTCCTGTCCGGCCGAAGTTTGACGATCCGCGTGGACGCAGCGTGCACGAGCACATGGTGCATCAGTGCGTCAGTGAACATGCCTGGTTCAGGAACATGCTCGGCATTGATGTCGGCACTCCGCCCCTGCCCGAACGCGAGACGCGACTCGAGTTCATCCGGCGGTACGCGGACGACAGCGGCCGCCGGCTCGAGCGGCTCCGGCAGACGCACGAAGGCTGGTGGGAGGAGCAGACGGCGTTCTTCGGCGTTGCCCGGACGCGGGCGTGG from the Candidatus Eisenbacteria bacterium genome contains:
- a CDS encoding damage-inducible protein DinB, with the protein product MPPQHAYKAMKYDFLIDSYDTEAVKVLSVWSEFRDDDLPVRPKFDDPRGRSVHEHMVHQCVSEHAWFRNMLGIDVGTPPLPERETRLEFIRRYADDSGRRLERLRQTHEGWWEEQTAFFGVARTRAW